A genomic stretch from Falco naumanni isolate bFalNau1 chromosome 8, bFalNau1.pat, whole genome shotgun sequence includes:
- the NOP58 gene encoding nucleolar protein 58 produces the protein MLVLFETAAGYAIFKVLNEKKLQEVDSLWKEFETPEKANKIVKLKHFEKFQDTTEALAASTALVEGKLSKNLKKILKKIVAKDAHEQLAVADAKLGGVIKDKLNLSCIHSPMVTELMRGIRSQIEGLITGLPSREMAAMCLGLAHSLSRYKLKFSPDKVDTMIIQAISLLDDLDKELNNYIMRCREWYGWHFPELGKIITDNLTYCKCVRKVGDRSNFAASDVSDILPEEIEQDVKAAAEISMGTEVSEEDINNIIHLCDQVIEISEYRTQLYDYLKNRMMAIAPNLTVMVGELVGARLIAHAGSLLNLAKHPASTVQLLGAEKALFRALKTKRDTPKFGLIYHASLVGQTNTKNKGKISRMLAAKTALTIRYDALGEDTSAEMGAENRLKVETRLRLLEERGIRRISGTGKALARTDKYQNKSEVKIFDASGDSTLPAVSKKRKIQEVEEQDAEVAVKAKKIKAEVKEQTTVEDDEPVKKKKKKKNKEKQAEEEALSEEPLISPVVENTEKKKKKKKKVTNEFED, from the exons gtTCTGAATGAGAAAAAGCTCCAAGAAGTTGACAGTTTATGGAAAGAATTTGAAActcctgaaaaagcaaacaaaat agtaAAGctgaaacactttgaaaaatttCAGGACACAACAGAAGCACTTGCTG CATCCACAGCTCTTGTAGAAGGCAAACTCAGCAAGAacttaaagaaaattcttaagAAGATAGTGGCAAAAGATGCCCATGAACAGTTGGCTGTAGCAGATGCCAAACTTGGAGGTGTCATAAAG GATAAGCTGAATTTGAGTTGTATACACAGCCCAATGGTTACAGAGCTGATGAGAGGAATTCGCTCCCAGATTGAAGGGCTTATTACAGGCCTCCCTTCTCGAGAGATGGCAGCTATGTGTCTTGGTCTGGCGCACAG CCTTTCCCGGTACAAGTTGAAATTCAGCCCAGACAAAGTAGATACTATGATTATCCAGGCAATTT CACTTCTTGATGACTTGGACAAAGAACTGAATAACTACATCATGCGCTGTAGGGAATGGTATGGTTGGCACTTCCCTGAACTGGGCAAAATCATCACAGATAACCTAACGTATTGTAAATGTGTGCGGAAAGTTG GAGACAGAAGCAATTTTGCTGCCTCTGATGTTTCTGACATCCTACCAGAGGAGATTGAACAGGATGtgaaggctgctgctgagatTTCCATGGGGACAGAAGTATCAGAGGAAGACATAAACAATATAATCCATCTCTGTGATCAG GTAATTGAAATCTCTGAGTATCGAACACAACTGTATGACTACCTGAAGAACAGAATGATGGCTATTGCTCCTAATCTTACTGTCATGGTGGGCGAACTGGTTGGAGCAAGGCTCATTGCTCATGCAG GTTCCCTCTTGAATCTGGCAAAACATCCAGCTTCAACAGTTCAGTTACTGGGTGCTGAGAAGGCACTCTTCAGAGCACTGAAGACTAAACGGGACACACCTAAATTTGGCCTTATCTATCATGCTTCCCTAGTGGGACAAACCAATactaaaaacaaaggaaag ATTTCTCGAATGCTGGCAGCTAAGACTGCCTTGACTATTCGTTATGATGCCCTTGGAGAGGATACTAGTGCTGAAATGGGAGCTGAGAACAGACTAAAAGTAGAGACGAGACTGAGGCTTTTGGAAGAGAGAGGG ATAAGAAGAATAAGTGGTACTGGAAAAGCCTTGGCCAGGACAGACAAGTATCAAAACAAGAG CgaagtaaaaatatttgacGCTTCTGGTGACTCTACGCTTCCTGCCGTTTCAAAGAAACGCAAAATTCAGGAGGTAGAAGAACAAGATGCAGAGGTTGCTGTGAAAGCAAAGAAGATCAAAGCAGAGGTGAAAG AACAGACAACTGTAGAAGATGATGAACCtgtcaaaaagaagaaaaagaaaaaaaataaggaaaagcaaGCTGAAGAAGAGGCACTGAGTGAGGAACCCCTCATCAGCCCCGTAGTTGAG aatacagagaaaaagaagaagaaaaagaagaaagtgacaAATGAGTTTGAAGACTGA